Proteins from a single region of Crocosphaera sp. UHCC 0190:
- a CDS encoding (Fe-S)-binding protein: MQLSENSSNSFNFQEALEQEIKGFDTKNPPKQELIDTCVHCGFCLSTCPSYRIIGKEMDSPRGRIYLMDAINKGEAALDETTTQHFDSCLGCLACVSTCPAGVKYDSLIAATRPQVERNQPRSFTDKILRSIIFNLFPYPQRLQIFLPLFWVYQKLGIQKIIRATGLLKRFFPRLAAMDSILPEITLKSFNQTYPDVIPAQGEKRYRVGMVLGCVQRLFFSPVNEATVRVLTANGCEVVIPKTQGCCAALPAHQGQEKQAQTLAKQMIDSFANTEVDYIIINAAGCGHTLKEYGHILADDLEYKEKGEQFSNQVKDVQEFLAEIGLTTQLSPLTDEELIIVYQDACHLLHGQKISLQPRQLLKEIPGITLKEPIDAALCCGSAGVYNMLQPEVADELGKQKVNNLINTGAKLIASPNPGCSLQIKKHLSLQSKKISLMHPIELLDYSIRGIKLED; this comes from the coding sequence ATGCAACTCTCAGAAAATTCGAGTAATTCTTTTAATTTTCAAGAAGCTTTAGAACAAGAAATAAAAGGATTTGACACAAAAAATCCCCCCAAACAAGAATTAATTGATACTTGTGTTCACTGTGGATTTTGTTTATCAACCTGTCCTAGTTATCGCATTATTGGCAAAGAAATGGATTCTCCGAGGGGTAGAATTTATTTAATGGATGCTATCAACAAAGGAGAAGCAGCATTAGATGAAACCACAACCCAACATTTTGATAGTTGTTTAGGCTGTTTAGCTTGTGTTTCTACCTGTCCTGCTGGGGTAAAATATGATAGTTTAATTGCGGCAACTCGGCCCCAAGTTGAACGAAACCAACCCAGAAGTTTTACAGATAAAATCCTTAGAAGTATTATTTTTAATCTCTTTCCTTATCCCCAAAGATTACAAATTTTTCTTCCCTTATTTTGGGTGTATCAAAAATTAGGAATTCAAAAAATTATTCGCGCTACTGGACTGTTAAAACGCTTCTTTCCCCGTTTAGCAGCAATGGATTCCATTTTACCAGAAATTACCCTAAAATCTTTTAACCAAACCTATCCTGATGTCATTCCCGCCCAAGGAGAAAAACGTTATCGTGTAGGTATGGTTTTAGGATGTGTTCAAAGGTTATTTTTCTCCCCCGTTAATGAAGCAACTGTCAGAGTTTTAACGGCAAATGGGTGTGAAGTTGTTATTCCGAAAACCCAAGGATGTTGTGCTGCTTTACCGGCACACCAAGGACAAGAAAAACAAGCTCAAACCTTAGCCAAACAGATGATTGATAGCTTTGCTAATACAGAGGTTGATTATATTATTATTAATGCCGCAGGATGTGGTCATACCTTAAAAGAATATGGTCATATTTTAGCCGATGATTTAGAATACAAAGAGAAGGGTGAGCAATTTTCTAATCAAGTTAAAGACGTTCAAGAATTTTTGGCTGAAATTGGGTTGACGACTCAATTATCTCCTTTAACTGATGAAGAATTAATCATAGTATATCAAGATGCTTGTCATCTTTTACATGGACAAAAAATCAGTTTACAACCCCGCCAACTGTTAAAAGAAATACCAGGAATTACCTTAAAAGAACCCATAGATGCTGCTTTATGTTGTGGCAGTGCCGGAGTTTATAATATGTTACAACCAGAGGTTGCCGATGAATTAGGCAAACAAAAAGTTAATAATTTAATCAATACAGGAGCCAAATTAATTGCTTCTCCTAACCCTGGATGTTCATTGCAAATCAAAAAGCATTTAAGCTTGCAAAGTAAAAAAATAAGTTTAATGCACCCCATAGAATTATTAGATTATTCTATTAGAGGCATTAAATTAGAAGATTAA